The region CACCATTACCGTAATGTAAAGTGTGACTTAATACGTGAACTTTTGCGTCTTTCCAATCAACAAATTTTCCATCCATCCAGATGTATTTTGCTTCAGTCATATTAAATATCCTGTCTAAAATTTTTAGATAATATGTTATCTAAAGAAATATTAAAATAAAGTTTGATAATTATTATAACTATATATGCAAAAAAAATCTAATCTTTTTTTGTTAGAATTCGAAAAAAATATAAGAGAGTATTATGAGTCAGCAACATTTTTGGAATGAAAAGTTTTCTAGAGAAGGGTATTTATATGGTAAAAGACCAAATGAATTTATTGAATCTTGTAGTGATTATTTTGATAGGAAAAAAGGTTTTTTATGTTTAGGTGAGGGTGAAGGAAGAAATGCAATACATTTTGCAAAAAAAGGCTTTGATATTACAGCTTTAGATGCTTCTGATATTGGACTGAAAAAACTTGAAGAGTTTGCAAAATATGAGAATGTACATGTAAAAACCAAATGTATTGATTTAAACGAATGGAACCCAAGTAAAAAATATGGTTCTATTGTAGCTTCATACTTACATATGCATAAAGATGAAAGAAAACCTTTATTTGAAAAAATTGAAAATAGTTTAGAAAAAGATGGAGTATTTGTTGGAGAGTTTTTTTCAACTGAACAATTAAATTACAACAGTGGTGGACCTAAAAGTATTGACTTATTATATACAGTAGATGATTTTTTAGATACATTCTCTTCTTGTAAAAAAATAAAAGTTGAAAAGGTTTTGACTAATCTAGATGAAGGAAAAGGTCATATTGGTGAGGCTAGTGTTATTAGAGTGATTTTACAAAAAAACTAGCTTATTTACTTTACAAGTATTTAAACCATTTTTTTATATACTATTTACTTAATTTAAAGATAAACTTTACTTATTTTATAGGAATTAATAAACAAAATAATGATTGAAAAAATAAAAAAATTAATAGATGAAAAAGTTTTAATAATTGATGGTGCAATGGGTACACAACTTCAACTTGCACAGATCAAACAAGAAGAGTGGCAATATGAAGGAAATGATTTAGAAGGTTGTAATGAACTTCTAAACTTGACTGCACCTCATATTTTAGAAACAATACATGATAACTATGCTAAAGCGGGAGCAGATTTAATTACAACTAATACTTTTGGTTCTATGCCTTGGGTATTAGATGAATATCAAATTCCTGAAACCTCTTACGAACTTTCAAAGCTAGGTGCGGAACTTGTAAAAAAATCTTGTGATAAATACAGTACACCAGAAAAACCAAGATTTGTATTAGGTTCTATTGGACCTGGAACAAAATTACCAAGTTTGGGACATATTTCATATGATGAGATGTTTGAAGGTTATAAAATCATGGCTAAAGGTTTAGTTGATGGTGGAACAGATATTTTTCTACTTGAAACTTGTCAAGATCCTTTACAAATAAAAGCAGCACTTCATGCCTTAAATGATGTGGCACCTCAAATTCCTATTATGGTTTCTGTAACTATTGAACTTAGTGGAACTATGCTTATAGGAACAGATGCTATGACTATTGCAGCTATTTTAAGCCCATTTAATATTTTATCTTTAGGGTTTAACTGTGGAACTGGTCCAAAACAAGTACATAAACATGTAAAAGCTTTAAGTGAAGTTTGCAGATTTCCTATATCTGTGCATTCAAATGCGGGATTACCACAAAATAAAGGTGGGGTAACTTATTATCCGATGCAACCAAAAGAGTTTACAGAACTTAGTAAAGAGTTTTTAAACTTTAATGGGGTTTCATTTTTAGGTGGTTGTTGTGGAACTACACCAGAACATATTGCTGCATTAAGTAAAGATGTAGAAGGGATAAAACCTAAAAAACCAAGTGGATTTTTAAAAGCCTCTTTGGCTTCACTTTTTAATGTAGTTCCATTAAAACAAGACCCAGCTCCACTTCTAATTGGTGAAAGATCTAATGCAACTGGAAGTAAAGCCTTTAGAGAACTTCTTAAAGCAAACGATTATGAAGGTACTTTATCTGTAGGTCAACAACAAGTAAGAGCAGGGGCCCATGTAATTGATGTTTCTGTTGGTTTCGCTGGACGTGATGAGAGAGAAGATATGGATAAAGTTGTGTCTTTATATTCTCAAAAAGTTGCACTTCCACTTATGCCAGATTCAACTCAAGTTCCTGCACTTGAAGCAGCTTTAAAACAAATTGGTGGAAGACCTATTATTAACTCAGTTAACCTAGAAGATGGGGAAGATAAATTTGATGAGGTTTGTAAGTTAGCCAAAAAATTTGGAGCAGCTTTAGTTTGTCTAGTAATTGATGAAATAGGTATGGCAAAGACTTGTGAGCGAAAGCTTGAAGTTGCAGAAAGAATTTATGATTTATGTGTAAATAGACATGGATTTAACCCTGAAGATTTAGTATTTGATATGCTTACATTTACTATTGGTTCTGGAGATGAAGAGTATAGAACAGCAGGGATTGAAACACTTGAAGCTATTAGAGAGTTTCAAATAAGACACCCTGAAGTTGGTACCACTTTAGGTTTATCAAATATCTCTTTTGGACTTTCAATAAATGCAAGGGTTTATCTAAACTCAATCTATCTTGATCATTGTGTCAAAGCTGGTTTAACAAGTGCAATTGTAAATGTAAAACATATTTTACCACTAAATAAAATCAGTGATGAAGATAGAAAAGCTTGTGATGATTTAATCTTTAACAATCAAGAAAATGGTGACCCACTTTTTGCTTTTATAGACCATTTCTCAAATGTTGAAAAACAAGAAGATAAAAGTGATGAAGAGTATGAAAAACTTGAGCCTATTGAAAAAGTAAAACAACTTCTTTTAGATGGTGATAAAGAGAGAATGCTTCCATTGGTTGAAGAGTTAAGACATACTGTTAAACCAGAAATTATAGTAAATGAATGGCTTATTGATGGTATGAAAGTTATTGGAGAACTATTTGGAAATGGGCAAATGCAGTTACCTTTTGTTCTTCAAAGTGCTGAAACTATGAAAGCTACAGTTGATGCTTTAAATCCATATTTACCAAAAGAGGATAAAGCAAGTGAAACAGTTCTTGTACTAGGAACTGTAAAAGGTGATGTTCATGATGTTGGTAAAAACCTTGTTGATATAATATTAAGTAACAATGGATTTAAAGTTATAAATATCGGAATAAAAGCTGATTTAAATGAGTTTATAATTGCAGTCAAAGAGCATAAAGCGCATGCTATTGGTATGAGTGGATTACTTGTAAAATCAACAGCAGTTATGAAAGAAAACCTTGAAGAGCTACAAAAACAAGGTATTGATATTCCTGTATTACTTGGTGGAGCAGCACTTACTAAAGGTTTTGTAAACGATTATTGCAGACCACTATATGACGGCCCAATTTTTTATTGTAGAGATGCCTTTGATGGAGTTGTTTCTATGCAAAGAATAGAAGAGGGTGAATTAGAAAATACTGCACTTGCTGCTGATTTGTATGATGAAGAAGAGCTTGTAAAAAAAGAGGAAGAGGAAGTTATAGTAAATGAAGAAGATGTAGAGCTTCCTGAACCCTCAACATTTACTTTTCCTCCACTTTGGGGTAGAGTTGCTCAAAACCCAAGTATGATTGATAAAGATTTATCTTTTAAATGGATAAACCACAGGGTTTTATTTAGACAAAGATGGGGATATAAAAGAGGTAAACAAGACTCAAAAGAGTTCTTAAAGCATGAACAAGAAGTTGTTGAGCCTTTATATGAAAAGTTAAAAGAGGAATTAATAGAAAAAGATCTTTTTGACCCAATTGCTATTTATGCATATTTCCCTTGTATCTCAAAAGAGAACAAACTATATGTATTTAGTGAAGAGTATGCTTTCCATTCAGAAGAGGAAGCTAAAAATATTCCACCTTTAGAAAAAGCTATTAAAGTATTTGAGTTTCCTAGACAAAAAAGAAAACCACATAGATGTATAGCTGATTTTTTTGCAAATGACAGACTTGATGTTGTTGCATTTTCACTTGCAAGTGCAGGGCTTAAACTAACTCCTTATGAAGCAGAACTTTATAAAGAAAGTAAGTTCTCAGAGTATTATCAAGTTCATGGTTTAGGTGTAGAACTTGCTGAAGCTTTAGCTGAGGTTATTCACAAGCAAGTAAGACTTGACTTGGATATAGTGCCAAAAGAGGGACACACTTTATATGATGTACAGATGAAACAATATGTAGGGTGTAGATATTCTCCTGGATATGCAGCTTGTCCAGAACTGGAATTGAGCAAAGATATATTTGATTTATTAAATCCACAAGAGTTTGGAATAGAACTTTCTGAGACTTTTCAAATACATCCGGAGCAATCAACTTGTGCCATAATTGTACCTCACCACAAAGCAAACTATTATAATATATAGAAAATGTCTTTTATGACATTTTCTAATTTCAATTAATTTTACTAATAATTTTGATAAAATATTCTTTATTAAAAAATAGGAATTAGCATGACAAAAGAAAAAAGTTTTAAAGAAAAGATTTTAGACTATATTTATATTTTATCAAAACAACCAATTCTTTTAAGAGATTTATTAGAAGCAAATAGACAATATAACGAAAAGATGCATGTAGATCCATCAAAATTAGGTTTTAGACTTAAATTAGGTAGAGCATATTTAGTATATATTCTTATTGTTTTAGCAATACTAATTCCAATATCTGCAATACTTCATAAACCTTTAGCAAATATTGATCCACATATTTCTATTTTAGGAGCTATGGTTATAACAGCAGTTATTTTTATGGGTTTTAATTTTTTTAGAGCTAAAATGAGAGATGAGATTACCTATAAACAAATAAAAAAATCATGGGCTTTAAGATTTCCATATTTTCCTTATGATGAATATAATAAAAAAATTGAAGATATTTATCTAAAAGCTATAAAAGATGAAGTGGCAAAAAGAGATTTAGAAAAATATATCTTAGATAAACTAGTAAACGAAGATTAATATAAGTTAAAAATTTGTCCTCAATTAAAATTTAGGAGAATCAATGGAAGGTAAATTAATAAATCCACAATTTACAACTTGGGACAAAGCTTATTGTATTGGTCATGAAAAAATTGATTCTGAACACAAAAAACTCTTTGATATAGCAAATGAGATTAATGATTGCAAAGAGGATGAAGAAAAAGTTATAGAGATTGTTAAAGAGTTAATAAAATATACAAAATTTCATTTTAAAAATGAAGAAAACTTTATGAAATCAATTGGATTCCCAAAACTTGCTGAACATAAAAAACTACATGCAAAACTAGTAAAAAAGTTAGGCGATATTGTAAAAAATATTACATATCAACCTATATATCTAACTATAATTCAACTTAGTGATTTAGTAAATAAAAATATTTTACAACATATTTTAATTGAGGACAAAAAAGTTCATTATGCTTTAAAAACAAGAGATGAACTAAAAGAAAGATTTATATGGAAAATGGAATATCAGTTAAGAAATGAGCTTTTAGATAAAGAGCATGAAAAACTATTTGATATTGCAATTGAATCTTTAAATTATCATAATACAGATATAAGAACCCATGTAAAAATTACAATAAAAGAATTGTATGAATATATGAAAACTCATTTTAAACATGAAGAAGAGTTTATGGAAGAGATTGGATACCCAGAATTAGAAGCACATAAGAAACTCCATGAAGATATTATCGAACATATGAATAAATTTTTAAAAAGTTTACCTAAACTAGATATTACAGAGTTTGAAAAGAGATTAATTGAATATATGGATATATGGCTTATAAATCATATACTTTATGATGATAGAAAGATAATTAATTTTCTAAAATATTAATATTCTTTAAATTTATTCCTAAATGTATTTTTGAAAATTTAATTATTGTTTTTACAAAAGCTTTTGCACATTTTTTTCTATTTTTTTTAGAATCTCTACAGTTTTTATAGGGAAATTCAACTTGAATTCCATTTATAACTCCCTCATCCAAAGAACCATATTTAAAAGTATTAAAAGCTCCTTCAAAATAGTTATCATCTTTTGCATAAGGGATTTTTTTTGAAGGAACAGATTTATATCCTTTTTTTGACATTAGAGTGCCTAAAGAGTTTTTCCCTTTTATTTGCTTTATAAAAGATTTAGATGAAAAGTTTGAAAGGGTTTTTATACTTGAGCTATTTTTATATTTTTTTAGTCTTTTCTTTTTTAGTTTTAATATGTCATTATTAAGTAGATATCCAAACTCAATAAAACCATGGGAATGTGATTGTCCATGTATATCAAAATATAATCCTTTTTGAAACTCTCTTTTTACTTTAGCCCTTGCAGTTTTAATTAGTGAATGAAACTGATTATAAGGAATACTAGCTTTCTCATCAAAATATGCTTCTGATGATTTACGATTTATATCTACTTTTTCTCTGGAGATTGTAGCTATTATACAATAAGGAGTTTTTTGTATCTGTTTTTCAAACTCTTTTATTATCTCTTCTGTTAATTCAAAAGTATAATCATCTTTTTCAAATACACCCTTTTTTCTTGTTTTTATATCTTTAGGTTTTTCATCTCCTCCGTGGGGTGCACTTATTATAATAGGAAGGTTACCATCATAATATTTTATATGGTTTTCTATAAAGTTATTTGTCATAAATAGCTTTAGCCTCTTTATTTCTTTGTTTTTTTAGTTCCATATCTATATATTTAGCATCAATAGATTTTTTTTCTTTTAAAGCAAAAGTTTGTTTTCTATTTCCACTAGGATTAATCTCATAGATTGTAAATCCAGCTTCATATAAAGAGAGTCTGACATTTGTTGCAATTGAGTAAGTGGTTACTATACAATCATTATTTGAACACTTATAAATATCTTTAAAATACTCTACACTCCACAACTCTTTGTTTACCTCTGAACTAAAAGCATCTTGATAAACTATATCTATATCTTTGATTGTTTTGATATACTCTCTTGCATCCCCTATATAAAGTTCAATTTTTAAATTTCCATCTTCATATTTTTTATTTTCTGCTAACTCTAGTATTATTTGTTTTAGATTTTCAAACTCTTTTGGATACTCAAACTCTTTAAGTGATTCTATAAGTTCTAAATCAAACTCAGGAGAATAGATTTCTAGTTTTTTTTCTAAATTGTTCTTTTGTACATAATAGATTGTTGATAAAGTGTTGTATCCAAGACCAAAACAGATATCTACTATTTTTAAGTTTTTTTTCTCTTTATGATAAGTAAAAGCAGGAACTATATGTTTTACTAAAGACTCTTTTATTGCTCCTGTTTTTATATCATGGAAATATTGTTTATATTTTGATGAATATAAAGTATTAGATCCATCAGGTGTTTTTATAAATTCAGTCACTATAAACCACTACCCCACATATGAAGTTTTTTTGCAGTGATAAGTTCATAATTATCAAAAAGCTCTATACTATTGATTGCTACAAAAGAGGTTTTATCTAATAGTTCTCGAATCTCATCTAAGTTATTATTTGTTTTATTTTCCAGTATTATTATATTTGCTGAGTTTTCAAGAGCTCTATAACATTTTTGTAAAAGCAGCTCTTTTTTTTCATACTTATTTATAATATCACCTAGAACTATATATTCAAACTCTCTCATATAATGGTTTAGTTTTAAGTATTTTTCTTCTATAAAATCGATTTTATTAAGTTTACCTTCGTTTGTTTTTACAACCTCTTCTAAAGTAGACTCAATAAAATCTGTATTATTGTTTATAAAAAAAACAGATAAGTTTGTAAAAGGTTGAAATAAACCTTTAAATAGTTCTAGCTTTTTTTTCAATTAGTTTCCTAAACTGTTTAGTTTCTCTTCTGGTAAATATAGTTTTTCATTTGACATAGTTCCTATATCTTTACTTAATATCTCTTTTGCAATCTCTTTTGCTTCATCTAATGAGTGCATTTTATATGTACCACACTGGTAAACATTTAGTTCTGGAATATCTTCTTGAGATTTTACATTAAGTACATCTTCCATTGCTGCTTTCCAAGCTTTTGCAACCTCTTCCTCTTTTGGAGTACCTAATAAACTCATATAAAAACCTGTTCTACAACCCATTGGAGATACATCAATAATCTCAACTTTGTCTGAATTTAAATGTTCTCTAATAAAACCTGCAAAAAGGTGCTCTAAGGTATGAATACCTTTTTCACCCATCATTGCTTCATTTGGAACACAGAATCTTAAATCAAAAACTGTAATTACATCCCCTGAAGGTGATTTCATTGTTTTTGCAACTCTTACAGCAGGTGCAGGCATAATTGTATGATCAACTCTAAAACTATCTAATAATGGCATTTTTAAATCCTTGAATTATTTTTTGTGATTTTATCAAAATTCCTATTTTAAAGTCTTAAATTTCATATGTAATCATTTTTAAAGAGTTTTGTTTATTAAAAAGAATAATTGTTTTAAAGTAAATTTAGATTTTCTCTAACCATTTTTTTAAAAGCTTTCATATGAACTTTTAACATAGAAGGTATAACCTCTACTCTGCAGGCATGAACAATATTGGCATATTCAGGTTTTGAATAGATAGTATTTCTATCCCGTGCAAGAAGAACAAGTTTGTTTACATCATCATCCAGAGTTATATCATCTCTATCTGAAATTGCATCATAAACATAAAAAAACATTTTTCTATCTTCTGCTGACATTTGACAAGAATCATCTAACATTTTTAATGCTAATTTTGTTGCATACTCAATCTGTATTGGTTCAAAGTTATGAGTTTTTGCCCAATCATAAGCTTTTTGATATATATCCATTTGCATATCCTTTTTAAGATGAATGCAAATACTATTCCGAAGAAGTCTCTTTTTTTAGTTTTTCAAAAGTAGTTTCAATATATTTTGTAGAGGACTTTTTTTGTAAATAAGCAAAAGCTGCAACAAGTATCACACCAATACCGTAAGTTAAAAGAATACCAAGAACTATTAAAATTACTAATATCCAAGCATTTTGAAGTTCCCCTTCAAAATCTATTGCAAAAGATTCTTTAGATTCTCTTACTGTAGCTTTTAAATCATAACTAAGAAATGTTTTTTCAGCTTTAAATTTTTTAAATATATAAAGATTATTATTTGATTCAAACTCTTCACTAATAGGCTCAAATGTATTGATTAGATTATTAATAATTTCATCTTTTTTTTCTATATTATGAGATTTCTGCTGAGTTGAAATATCAAATATACCCATAGGTTTCCTTAAAAATTTTTTTGAAGTATAGCAAAATTGTATTTTAGATGTAAACTAACGATGATTAATAAATATACAAAAAAGCAAGTTTTTTTTATAAACAGGTGAGTATTATTTATAAGTTTTAACTTCAAAATACAAGAAGTGAATATTCATCATTTCTTGTATTTGAATATGTATAATTAAACTCTAGCTTCTTCTCTTCTTTGAAGATATTCCCAGTTTTTGTCAACTCTTCTTTGCCACTCTTCAATGATATGCTCATTTTCAGGTTTAAACAAGTGTTTAAATCTTGGTTGGAAAGCTAAATAATCCCTAACTGGAACTATATTTTTTGGTCTGTAAGTGATATTTAATTCTGTTCCATCAACTATTTCATAAAGTGGAAATACAAGTGAATCAACAGCTAAATCAGAAGCTTCAATTGTTTCATGTGGTTGGAATTTCCACTCAGTTGTACAAGCAGACATTGCATTTATAAATACTGGTCCTTTTGTATCAAAACCTTTTTGGATTTTTTTAACCATATCTTTCCATTTATTTGGAGCAACTTGTGCCACATAAGGTGAGCCATGTGCTGCCATAATTTGAAGCATATCTTTTTTAACTTGCTTTTCACCATATGAAGTTGAACCAGCAGGTGCAGTAGTAGTTGATGCTCCAATAGGAGTAGAAGATGATCTTTGACCACCTGTATTTGCATAAACTTCATTGTCTAAACAAACATACATCATATCATGACCTCTTTCAAAACATCCAGATATCCATTGAAAACCAATATCATATGTAGCACCATCTCCACCAAAAGCAACAAATTTTGGCTCAGGAGTATCAGCACTAATTCTTCCTTTGTTTCTTAAAGCTTTGTTCATAGCTTCAGCTCCTGCAATTGCAGTAGAAGCATTTTCAAATCCAATATGAATCCAAGAACAATCCCAAGATGTATGTGGATATATTGCTGTACATACTTCTAAACAACCAGTTGCAGCAGATACTACAAGATTATCATTTGTAGCATTTAAAACCTCTCTTACTATAATAGAGTGGGCACAACCTGGACATAAAACGTGAGAACCCTCAAATCTTTCAGCAGCAGTTGAAAATGTTTTTAAGTTTTTAATTACTTTTTGATTACTCATATCTCTTCCTTACAGCTCATAAAAGCTTAGTTCTGGTCCTCTAACTCCGTGAAGTCTTTGGATCTTTCCAGTTAATTTACCATTTTTTGCATCACTGTCTAAATTAGTAAAAATTTCTTTTAACTCATTTACAGTAATATCTCTACCCCCAAGTCCATAAATTAGGTTTCTAAGTACTGGTCTAGCAGGAGTGTTAAATAGGGCACCAGCAACTTCATTATATAAAGCTCCAACAGTTCCACCAGGAGCTGATCTATCCATACATGCAAGTGCTTTTACATTTTGTAGTTTTTGTGCTAATTGAACTAATGGAAAAGGTCTAAATAATCTAGGTGCAATAACTCCAGCTTTAATCCCTTGTTCTCTTAATTCATCAGCTGCAATTGTTGCTGTTTCATAAGTTGTACCTAAACAAACAATAGCCACATCAGCATCATCCATTTTATGTGTTTCAACTATATTGTATTCTCTTCCAGTTAACTCTTTAAACTCTTTAAATACCTCTTCAACTACAGGTAATGAACCTTGAAGGGCTGCATGCTGTTTTGCTTTATGTTCAAAATGCCAATCATGTTCTGTTTGAACACCATGTGTAACAGGTTTTGAAAAATCTAACATTGCATTAACTTGTACATAATCACCAACAAAGTTATATGCATCTTTATCAGAAAGTGGTCTAACTGTTTGGGCTGTGTGTGAAGTCAAAAATCCATCTTGATTAGAAATAACAGGAAGTCTAACATCTTTGTGTTCACCAATTTTAAACGACATAAGTGTTAAATCATATGCATCTTGCGCATTAAATGAATCAAGTTGGATCCAACCAGAATCCCTAGTAAGATACATATCTGAGTGGTCACCATTTACATTTAGGGGAGCAGCAAGTGCTCTATTTACTAAACATAATACAGCTGGTAATCTCATCCCTGCACATTGATATAATACTTCAACCATAAGTGCACAACCTTGTGAAGATGTTGCAGTTGCCACTCTTCCTCCAGCTGCAGCAGCACCAACACATGCAGACATTGCAGCGTGTTCTGATTCAACCATTACAAATTCACCATCAACATAACCATTTGCATGCATTGTCGCATAGTTTTCAACTGTATTAGTAGAAGGGGTAATAGGATAAGCAGCAACTACATCAACACCAGCTTGTCTAAAAGCTTGTGCATTACATGTATTTCCATCCCATACTTCTACAGTATTTAATTCCATCTCTTTTCTATTCATTACTCTTCACCCTTTTTTTTCTTTTCAGGCCACTTTGTAAGTGCTTCTTCATTTTTTTCTGTTTCATTAAACATTAATAATGATTTTGGATTTGTTGGACACACTTCTACACAGATACCACAACCTTTGCAGTGGTCATAATCAACACCAACCATCTCTTTGTTTCTTGAGATAATTGCCGTATCTGGACAGAATAACCAACAGTTTTGACAGTCAATACATAATTCACTATTCCATACTGGCTTAAAAACTCTCCAATCTCCAACATAAGCATTTTTTGAATTTGTTTCAGCATAAATTCTATCTTCAGGCTGAGTTTCACTCATTTGATAATCTACATTAGCATCAAATGCATATAAAGCAGCACCAGGTACTAATTCATCCCATCCCATCTCTTTTATTGATTTGCTCATTGTATCTCCTAATGTACTTCGTTATATGCTCTTTGAATAGCAATCATATTTGCATCGATTACTTTTTGAGGCAGTTTTTTTAGTACTTTTTTCATTGCATTTTGAAAATACTCAAGTTCAAACATTCCACTTATTTTCATAAAAGCACCAAGCATTGGAGTATTTGGAATTGGTCTTCCAATTGTTTCTTGAGATATTTTTAAACAATCTAAAGTATATGTTCTTTCTTCTCTTCCTTTAAGTGCAGGTACTAACTCAATCAGCTCTTGTTTTGTTAAGTGTGTAGTTATAATATATTGCGTTTTTTCAGTCTCGTGTGCAGTAAAATCATCTGTAAAGGCTAACGCAGGATCTAGTATAAATACATAATCAGGGTGCATAAACTTTTCATGGTTTATAATTTGTTTATTATCAATTCTATTATATGCAGTCATTGATGCACCTCTTTTTGCAGAACCATAGAATGCAAAAGCTTGTACCTCTTTACCTGTTTCAGCCACAACAGAACCAAGTCCTTTTGCACCTGTAACAGCACCTTGACCAGCACGGCTGTGCCATCTAATTTCTAGCATGTTTGCTCCTAAAATTTATCTAAATTAGTAGAGACATCTAATTTGTCCGATTGAAGTTTAGGAAAAGAAAACTTAGCTTAATATTAAAATATGTAATAATTATGTATAAATATTTAAAAAAGCCATAATATAGTAAACCTATGAACATATGTCCATTTTATGGTATCTCTGTTATGAACATATGTTCATTTTTATACCTATTTTAATAAGTTTTTCTTATGTATTTAAAATTATAAAATGATAATTAATATTGATAATATTATTAAAGAGATTTAAAAATTGTATTTTTATAGTAAGGTTGTTTAGTTTTGATTATATAAAAGAAAAGGGAGTTTGGAATAAAAAAATAGATAGTAAGGTATAAATACCTTACTATCTTTTATGCATCTTCTAATTCGTCAGAATAATCAGCTGCTGCCATTCTAGATAATTGTCTATATCTATATTGTGCATCTTTTTTATTTTGTGCTAATAAGAAATCTGCTTGTTCTGGATTAAGTTTTTTAAGAGATCTATATCTGTTCTCTTTCATTAGGAATTCATCATAAACATCCCAATTTGGTTTTTTACCAGAAATTTTAATTGGATTTTTACCCTCTTCAATTTTTCTTGGATCGAAAGTATAAATTGGCCAATAACCACAATCTGTAGCTAATTGTCCATGTTCAACTGATTTCATTAAACCACCTTGGATACCATGGGCAATACAAGGAGAGTAAGCAATAATTAATGATGGTCCATCATACTCTTCTGCTTCTTTCATAGCTTGAACGGCATGTTTTTGATTTGCTCTTGAGTTGATTTGTGCTACAAAGATGTTTCCATAAGTCATAGAGATATAACCTAAATCTTTTTTAGCATTTGGTTTACCATCATTTGTAAAGTCTGCAATCGAACCTGTTCTTGCTGCTTTTGAAGATTGACCACCAGTATTAGAATAAACTTCTGTATCAACAACTAACATATTTACATTTTCACCAGTTGAAAGTACGTGATCTAGTCCACCATAACCAATATCATAGGCCCAACCATCTCCACCAATCATCCATTGAGATTTTCTTACTATGTATTTTTTAAGAGATAATAGAACTTTTACACCTGGTAAATCTTGATTTTGTTCTAGTTGAGGAACAAGTTTATCTCTGATTTCTTGAGTTTTAGCTCCATTACTTCTATTTTCTAACCATTCTTTATAAAGACCTTTTAGAGGATTAGTTACCTCTTCCATTGTCTCTTTCATAATTGTACCAATTCTATTTCTAATAGTTTCATTTGCTGCGTGCATACCATAACCAA is a window of Halarcobacter sp. DNA encoding:
- a CDS encoding methyltransferase domain-containing protein, producing the protein MSQQHFWNEKFSREGYLYGKRPNEFIESCSDYFDRKKGFLCLGEGEGRNAIHFAKKGFDITALDASDIGLKKLEEFAKYENVHVKTKCIDLNEWNPSKKYGSIVASYLHMHKDERKPLFEKIENSLEKDGVFVGEFFSTEQLNYNSGGPKSIDLLYTVDDFLDTFSSCKKIKVEKVLTNLDEGKGHIGEASVIRVILQKN
- the metH gene encoding methionine synthase; translation: MIEKIKKLIDEKVLIIDGAMGTQLQLAQIKQEEWQYEGNDLEGCNELLNLTAPHILETIHDNYAKAGADLITTNTFGSMPWVLDEYQIPETSYELSKLGAELVKKSCDKYSTPEKPRFVLGSIGPGTKLPSLGHISYDEMFEGYKIMAKGLVDGGTDIFLLETCQDPLQIKAALHALNDVAPQIPIMVSVTIELSGTMLIGTDAMTIAAILSPFNILSLGFNCGTGPKQVHKHVKALSEVCRFPISVHSNAGLPQNKGGVTYYPMQPKEFTELSKEFLNFNGVSFLGGCCGTTPEHIAALSKDVEGIKPKKPSGFLKASLASLFNVVPLKQDPAPLLIGERSNATGSKAFRELLKANDYEGTLSVGQQQVRAGAHVIDVSVGFAGRDEREDMDKVVSLYSQKVALPLMPDSTQVPALEAALKQIGGRPIINSVNLEDGEDKFDEVCKLAKKFGAALVCLVIDEIGMAKTCERKLEVAERIYDLCVNRHGFNPEDLVFDMLTFTIGSGDEEYRTAGIETLEAIREFQIRHPEVGTTLGLSNISFGLSINARVYLNSIYLDHCVKAGLTSAIVNVKHILPLNKISDEDRKACDDLIFNNQENGDPLFAFIDHFSNVEKQEDKSDEEYEKLEPIEKVKQLLLDGDKERMLPLVEELRHTVKPEIIVNEWLIDGMKVIGELFGNGQMQLPFVLQSAETMKATVDALNPYLPKEDKASETVLVLGTVKGDVHDVGKNLVDIILSNNGFKVINIGIKADLNEFIIAVKEHKAHAIGMSGLLVKSTAVMKENLEELQKQGIDIPVLLGGAALTKGFVNDYCRPLYDGPIFYCRDAFDGVVSMQRIEEGELENTALAADLYDEEELVKKEEEEVIVNEEDVELPEPSTFTFPPLWGRVAQNPSMIDKDLSFKWINHRVLFRQRWGYKRGKQDSKEFLKHEQEVVEPLYEKLKEELIEKDLFDPIAIYAYFPCISKENKLYVFSEEYAFHSEEEAKNIPPLEKAIKVFEFPRQKRKPHRCIADFFANDRLDVVAFSLASAGLKLTPYEAELYKESKFSEYYQVHGLGVELAEALAEVIHKQVRLDLDIVPKEGHTLYDVQMKQYVGCRYSPGYAACPELELSKDIFDLLNPQEFGIELSETFQIHPEQSTCAIIVPHHKANYYNI
- a CDS encoding bacteriohemerythrin, translated to MEGKLINPQFTTWDKAYCIGHEKIDSEHKKLFDIANEINDCKEDEEKVIEIVKELIKYTKFHFKNEENFMKSIGFPKLAEHKKLHAKLVKKLGDIVKNITYQPIYLTIIQLSDLVNKNILQHILIEDKKVHYALKTRDELKERFIWKMEYQLRNELLDKEHEKLFDIAIESLNYHNTDIRTHVKITIKELYEYMKTHFKHEEEFMEEIGYPELEAHKKLHEDIIEHMNKFLKSLPKLDITEFEKRLIEYMDIWLINHILYDDRKIINFLKY
- a CDS encoding MnmC family methyltransferase, translated to MTEFIKTPDGSNTLYSSKYKQYFHDIKTGAIKESLVKHIVPAFTYHKEKKNLKIVDICFGLGYNTLSTIYYVQKNNLEKKLEIYSPEFDLELIESLKEFEYPKEFENLKQIILELAENKKYEDGNLKIELYIGDAREYIKTIKDIDIVYQDAFSSEVNKELWSVEYFKDIYKCSNNDCIVTTYSIATNVRLSLYEAGFTIYEINPSGNRKQTFALKEKKSIDAKYIDMELKKQRNKEAKAIYDK
- the luxS gene encoding S-ribosylhomocysteine lyase; this translates as MPLLDSFRVDHTIMPAPAVRVAKTMKSPSGDVITVFDLRFCVPNEAMMGEKGIHTLEHLFAGFIREHLNSDKVEIIDVSPMGCRTGFYMSLLGTPKEEEVAKAWKAAMEDVLNVKSQEDIPELNVYQCGTYKMHSLDEAKEIAKEILSKDIGTMSNEKLYLPEEKLNSLGN